From Rhododendron vialii isolate Sample 1 chromosome 10a, ASM3025357v1, the proteins below share one genomic window:
- the LOC131303081 gene encoding uncharacterized protein LOC131303081 — MVVSTLIAAVMFTTAFTVPGGNDEKTGRPIFLKYDEFTVFVLSSALSMFASSTSLLMFLGILTARYAEKDFFRSLPVKVIMGLFCLFLSIVTMMVAFGSAIFMTVINDRLSWVNIPVILLALIPVAIFCILQFPLLIHIIHCTFVSRPSRANPENIPLDIVDVFLVWLPYVTISGVYACNFMYT; from the coding sequence ATGGTTGTCAGCACCCTCATTGCTGCTGTTATGTTTACGACGGCTTTTACTGTTCCTGGAGGTAATGATGAGAAGACTGGCCGGCCTATATTTCTGAAGTATGACGAGTTCACGGTTTTTGTCTTGTCCAGCGCATTATCAATGTTTGCATCCTCCACCTCACTGTTGATGTTTTTAGGAATTCTCACTGCCCGCTATGCAGAAAAGGATTTCTTTCGCTCTTTGCCAGTGAAAGTGATCATGGGTCTTTTCTGCCTTTTCTTGTCCATCGTAACCATGATGGTGGCCTTCGGATCTGCTATATTTATGACCGTCATTAATGATCGTTTATCATGGGTTAACATTCCGGTTATCCTTCTTGCACTCATACCCGTAGCTATTTTTTGTATATTGCAGTTTCCCCTCCTCATTCATATAATCCATTGCACTTTTGTGTCGCGACCATCTCGAGCAAACCCGGAAAACATCCCCTTGGACATCGTTGATGTTTTTCTAGTTTGGTTGCCATATGTAACTATCTCTGGAGTATATGCTTGTAACTTCATGTACACATAG